A region of Pseudomonas marginalis DNA encodes the following proteins:
- a CDS encoding AMP-binding protein — MNAISLEHTERVWLNAYLPGVPADIDAGIEDYPSLREVFLEHLEKFRERVAYVSIGTEMTYADWQVQGIAFAAWLQGQGVQKGDRVALMMPNCLQYPICLLGTILAGAVVVNVNPLYTAHELKHLLKDSGAETVVIFENFAHTLEKVIAGSSIKRVVVAAIGDLLGSFKGAAMNFILRRVQKQVPAFNLRGSVRFNQVLKQGRALNHFPVDMHLDDLAFLQYTGGTTGDAKGVMLSHRNIIANLLQAKAWVGDQLDQDKQETNVTLLPLYHIFSLTVNCLMFMCLGGRNILIANPRDVKRVQMILRKERFNGIAGVNTLFNGLLENKDFCARDFSDLRMVIAGGMATHTAVAKRWKDVTGLPIIEGYGLTECSPVVSISPIDIARMREMEFTGSIGVPLPSTWVRFMREDGELADIGEQGELQVRGPQVMQGYWKRPDATAEVLDAEGWLSTGDIGVMDERGYIRLVDRKKDMILVSGFNVYPNEIEDVVALHPGVGEVAAIGVEDGVTGEKVKIIVVRKDPNLTQEQLLAHCREYLTGYKVPRYVEFRSTELPKTTVGKVLRRALR; from the coding sequence ATGAACGCTATCAGCCTGGAACACACCGAACGGGTCTGGTTGAACGCTTACCTGCCCGGCGTCCCGGCGGACATCGATGCCGGTATCGAGGACTACCCGTCGTTGCGCGAGGTGTTCCTGGAGCACCTGGAGAAATTTCGCGAGCGGGTCGCCTACGTCAGCATCGGCACCGAAATGACCTACGCCGACTGGCAGGTGCAAGGCATTGCGTTCGCCGCCTGGCTGCAGGGCCAGGGCGTACAGAAGGGCGACCGCGTGGCGCTGATGATGCCCAACTGCTTGCAGTACCCGATCTGCCTGCTGGGCACGATCCTGGCCGGCGCGGTGGTGGTCAACGTCAACCCGTTGTACACCGCCCATGAGCTCAAGCACTTGCTCAAGGACAGCGGCGCCGAAACCGTGGTGATCTTCGAAAACTTCGCCCACACCCTGGAAAAAGTCATCGCCGGCAGCAGCATCAAGCGCGTGGTGGTGGCCGCCATCGGTGATCTGCTTGGCAGCTTCAAGGGCGCGGCGATGAACTTCATCCTGCGTCGCGTGCAAAAGCAGGTGCCGGCGTTCAACCTGAGGGGCTCGGTGCGTTTCAACCAGGTGCTGAAGCAGGGCCGCGCGCTCAACCACTTCCCGGTGGACATGCACCTCGACGACCTGGCCTTCCTGCAATACACCGGCGGCACCACCGGGGATGCCAAGGGCGTGATGCTCAGCCATCGCAATATCATCGCCAACCTGTTGCAGGCCAAGGCCTGGGTCGGCGACCAACTGGACCAGGACAAGCAGGAAACCAACGTCACCCTGCTGCCGCTGTACCACATCTTTTCCCTGACGGTGAACTGCCTGATGTTCATGTGCCTGGGCGGGCGCAACATCCTCATCGCCAACCCGCGGGATGTGAAGCGGGTGCAGATGATCCTGCGCAAGGAGCGCTTCAATGGCATTGCCGGGGTCAATACGCTGTTCAACGGCTTGCTGGAGAATAAGGATTTCTGCGCCCGGGACTTCTCCGACCTGCGCATGGTGATCGCCGGCGGCATGGCCACGCACACGGCGGTGGCCAAGCGCTGGAAGGACGTCACCGGGCTGCCGATCATCGAAGGCTACGGCCTCACCGAATGCTCGCCGGTGGTGAGCATCAGCCCGATCGACATTGCGCGCATGCGCGAAATGGAATTCACCGGCAGCATCGGCGTCCCGCTGCCGTCGACCTGGGTACGGTTTATGCGTGAAGACGGCGAGCTGGCCGATATCGGCGAGCAAGGCGAACTGCAGGTGCGCGGCCCACAGGTGATGCAGGGCTATTGGAAGCGTCCGGACGCCACCGCCGAAGTGCTCGACGCCGAGGGATGGTTGTCGACCGGTGACATCGGCGTGATGGATGAACGCGGCTATATCCGCCTGGTGGACCGCAAGAAAGACATGATCCTGGTCTCGGGCTTCAACGTGTACCCCAATGAAATCGAAGACGTGGTGGCGCTGCACCCGGGCGTCGGCGAAGTGGCGGCCATCGGCGTGGAAGACGGCGTGACGGGGGAGAAGGTCAAGATCATCGTGGTGCGCAAGGACCCGAACCTGACCCAGGAACAGCTCCTCGCCCATTGCCGCGAATACCTGACGGGCTACAAGGTGCCCAGGTATGTGGAGTTTCGCAGTACCGAGTTGCCTAAAACGACAGTGGGCAAAGTGCTGCGTCGAGCCTTGCGCTAG
- a CDS encoding acetyl-CoA C-acetyltransferase encodes MSDYSFNPAPTRRVAIIGGNRIPFARSNTVYAHDSNQDLLVAALQGLVDRYNLHGQRLGEFAAGAVIKHSRDFNLARESLLSTTLSPQTPAYDVQQACGTGLEAALLVANKIALGQIDVGIAGGADTTSDAPIGINESLRHTLLAANRAKGMGDKVKALLKVRPSMLFKPLLPRNGEPRTGLSMGEHCEAMAQRWQIKRLAQDELALTSHQRLDAAYQRGFFDDLISPHRGLARDNNLRADASLEKLAGLSPAYDRQHGTLTAGNSTPLTDGASVVLLASEDWAAAHGWPVLAYLRTGETAAVNFVDGSEGLLMAPAYAVPRMLKREGLSFADFDFFEIHEAFAAQVLCTLKAWEDADYCRERLGLEAPLGAIDRAKMNVNGGSLGCGHPFAATGGRQLAALAKAIHERGGGRGLISICAAGGLGITAIVEK; translated from the coding sequence ATGAGTGACTACAGCTTCAATCCGGCCCCGACCCGCCGCGTGGCGATCATCGGCGGCAACCGCATCCCGTTCGCCCGTTCCAACACGGTGTATGCCCACGACAGCAACCAGGACCTGCTGGTGGCGGCGCTGCAAGGCCTGGTCGACCGTTACAACCTGCACGGCCAGCGCCTGGGCGAGTTTGCCGCCGGCGCGGTGATCAAGCATTCACGGGATTTCAACCTGGCGCGTGAATCGCTGCTGTCGACCACCTTGTCCCCGCAGACCCCGGCCTACGATGTGCAGCAAGCCTGCGGCACCGGCCTGGAAGCGGCCTTGCTGGTGGCGAATAAGATCGCCCTCGGCCAGATTGACGTGGGCATCGCCGGTGGTGCCGACACCACCTCCGACGCGCCCATCGGCATCAATGAATCCCTGCGCCACACCTTGCTCGCGGCCAACCGCGCCAAGGGCATGGGCGACAAGGTGAAGGCGCTGCTGAAGGTGCGTCCGTCGATGTTGTTCAAGCCGCTGTTGCCGCGCAATGGCGAGCCGCGTACCGGTTTGTCCATGGGCGAACATTGCGAAGCCATGGCCCAACGCTGGCAGATCAAGCGCCTGGCCCAGGACGAGTTGGCCCTCACCAGCCACCAGCGCCTGGATGCCGCGTATCAGCGCGGTTTCTTCGACGACCTGATCAGCCCCCATCGCGGCCTGGCGCGGGACAACAACCTGCGCGCCGACGCCAGCCTGGAGAAACTCGCCGGCCTGTCCCCGGCCTACGACCGCCAGCACGGTACCCTCACGGCGGGCAACTCCACGCCACTGACGGATGGCGCCTCGGTGGTGCTGCTGGCCAGCGAAGATTGGGCGGCGGCCCATGGCTGGCCGGTGTTGGCCTACCTGCGCACGGGCGAGACGGCGGCGGTGAATTTTGTCGACGGCAGCGAAGGCCTGCTGATGGCGCCGGCCTACGCCGTACCGCGCATGCTCAAGCGCGAAGGACTGAGTTTCGCCGACTTCGATTTCTTCGAGATCCACGAAGCGTTTGCCGCCCAGGTGCTGTGCACGCTCAAGGCCTGGGAAGACGCCGACTACTGCCGCGAACGGCTCGGCCTGGAGGCGCCGCTGGGGGCCATCGACCGCGCCAAAATGAACGTCAACGGCGGCTCTCTAGGCTGCGGCCACCCGTTTGCCGCCACCGGTGGCCGGCAATTGGCGGCGCTGGCCAAGGCCATTCACGAGCGGGGCGGCGGTCGCGGCCTGATTTCCATCTGCGCGGCGGGCGGGCTGGGCATTACCGCTATCGTCGAAAAGTAG
- a CDS encoding MaoC/PaaZ C-terminal domain-containing protein: MDYVTQIIDPPPSRTRLLLDGVRGLRKPKLDGAPLLPRERLVRSAVELSAAGIAAYGRACGFRREQGVPLSYPHVLAFPLHLMLLTRPSFPYPASGMVHLANRIRQHQRLQEGQALRLEVFCERWVAHAKGQALSIATRAYSSGSLVWESDSLYLRRAVKGPVGEPWEDALALQEEGLLRTQRWVLPADLGRRFAKVSGDFNPIHISLIGARLFGFRRAITHGMWTLGRALAAQQPPGGLGQAEAHCDFKLPIFLPGQVALWQHPVSGPRREFEVRNFAGDKPHMRGLFVWNESPT; this comes from the coding sequence ATGGACTACGTGACGCAGATCATCGACCCACCGCCATCACGCACGCGCCTGTTGCTGGACGGCGTACGTGGCCTGCGCAAACCCAAACTCGACGGCGCACCGCTGTTGCCCAGGGAGCGCCTGGTGCGCTCGGCGGTGGAATTGTCCGCTGCGGGCATTGCGGCTTACGGCCGTGCCTGTGGCTTTCGCCGCGAACAAGGCGTGCCGCTGTCGTACCCCCATGTGCTGGCGTTCCCCCTGCACCTGATGCTGCTGACCCGTCCGAGTTTTCCGTACCCGGCCAGTGGCATGGTGCACCTGGCCAACCGCATCCGGCAGCACCAGCGCCTGCAGGAAGGCCAGGCGCTGCGCCTGGAAGTCTTTTGCGAACGTTGGGTGGCCCACGCCAAGGGCCAGGCGCTGAGCATCGCCACCCGTGCCTACAGCAGCGGCAGCCTGGTGTGGGAAAGCGACAGCCTGTACCTGCGCCGCGCGGTGAAAGGTCCCGTCGGCGAGCCATGGGAGGACGCGCTGGCGTTGCAGGAGGAGGGCCTGTTGCGCACCCAGCGCTGGGTGTTGCCGGCCGATCTGGGGCGGCGCTTCGCCAAGGTCTCCGGGGACTTCAACCCGATCCACATCTCACTGATCGGCGCCAGGCTCTTCGGTTTTCGCCGCGCCATCACCCATGGCATGTGGACCCTCGGCCGCGCATTGGCCGCTCAACAACCCCCCGGGGGCCTGGGTCAGGCCGAAGCCCATTGCGACTTCAAGCTGCCGATCTTCCTGCCCGGCCAGGTCGCCCTGTGGCAACACCCCGTGAGCGGCCCGCGGCGCGAATTCGAAGTGCGCAATTTCGCCGGCGACAAACCGCATATGCGCGGGCTATTTGTCTGGAATGAGAGCCCTACATGA
- a CDS encoding 3-oxoacyl-ACP reductase, with amino-acid sequence MSDSYLSFVNSPWGRRLAQVVGLPQPVPLQRHRSGQPGLANPVIVAGAGRLAAQVQQVFSATDTVTATPATLKAPSTVKVQGAVFDASGITGLQQLGELYEFFHANAKRLGQHGRVVVLGTAPEHCTELPQAIAQRALEGLVRSLAKELRRAITVQLLYVAPGAEDALDSSLRFFLSRRSAYVSGQVVRLEKPVDGQVAVNWDKPFAGRRALVTGASRGIGLAIAQVLAREGAHVVCVDVPQARDSLQQAAASVDGSALPLDITAADAAAQLHAHVGQYGAFDVVVHNAGITRDKTITKMTEAAWRSVLAVNLEAPLHLSSALLDSQGLNPGGRIVCVSSISGIAGNLGQSNYATSKAGVIGLVQGLAPRAAAQQVTVNAVAPGFIETQMTAKIPLMIREAGRRMNSMSQGGQPIDVAETIAWLAHPASGGVNGQVVRVCGQSLLGA; translated from the coding sequence ATGAGTGACAGCTACCTATCGTTCGTCAATTCCCCCTGGGGCCGTCGCCTGGCCCAGGTGGTGGGCTTGCCCCAGCCCGTGCCGTTGCAGCGTCACCGCAGCGGCCAGCCAGGCCTGGCCAACCCGGTGATTGTCGCCGGGGCAGGGCGCCTGGCTGCGCAGGTGCAACAGGTGTTCAGCGCCACCGACACGGTCACCGCCACCCCGGCGACGCTCAAGGCGCCGTCCACGGTCAAGGTGCAGGGCGCAGTGTTCGATGCCAGCGGCATAACCGGCTTGCAACAACTGGGCGAGCTCTATGAGTTCTTCCACGCCAACGCCAAACGCCTGGGCCAACATGGCCGCGTTGTGGTGCTGGGCACCGCGCCGGAACACTGCACCGAGTTGCCCCAGGCCATCGCCCAGCGTGCGCTCGAAGGCTTGGTGCGTTCATTGGCCAAGGAGTTGCGCCGGGCGATCACCGTGCAGTTGTTGTACGTGGCTCCGGGAGCGGAAGACGCACTGGACAGCAGCCTGCGTTTCTTCCTGTCGCGGCGTTCGGCCTATGTGTCGGGGCAGGTGGTGCGCCTGGAAAAACCGGTGGATGGGCAGGTCGCCGTCAATTGGGACAAACCCTTCGCCGGCCGACGCGCGCTGGTCACCGGTGCTTCCCGAGGCATTGGCCTGGCCATCGCCCAGGTCCTGGCCCGCGAGGGCGCCCATGTGGTCTGCGTGGACGTGCCCCAGGCCCGGGACTCGCTGCAACAGGCGGCCGCGAGTGTGGACGGTTCGGCGCTGCCTTTGGACATCACGGCAGCGGACGCCGCTGCCCAGTTGCATGCCCATGTCGGCCAATACGGTGCCTTCGATGTGGTGGTGCACAACGCCGGGATCACCCGCGACAAGACCATCACCAAGATGACGGAGGCGGCCTGGCGCAGCGTGCTGGCGGTCAACCTCGAAGCACCGTTGCACCTGAGCAGTGCCTTGTTGGATAGCCAGGGCCTGAATCCGGGGGGGCGTATCGTGTGCGTGTCGTCGATCTCCGGCATTGCCGGCAACCTCGGGCAAAGCAACTACGCCACCTCCAAGGCCGGCGTGATCGGCCTGGTGCAAGGCCTGGCCCCGCGTGCGGCGGCGCAACAGGTCACGGTGAACGCGGTGGCGCCGGGGTTTATCGAGACCCAGATGACCGCAAAAATTCCGCTGATGATTCGCGAAGCGGGGCGGCGCATGAACTCGATGTCCCAAGGCGGGCAGCCGATCGATGTGGCCGAAACCATTGCCTGGCTGGCGCACCCGGCGTCGGGCGGGGTCAATGGCCAGGTCGTGCGCGTGTGCGGCCAAAGCCTGCTGGGAGCCTGA
- a CDS encoding acyl-CoA dehydrogenase, protein MVIWLLVGVAAAIALAYLQAAAILWLGAGLIWLTAGYLFNGVAAFGVTVAAVLVVLPALLMSLKPLRRALLTGKALNLFRTIMPAMSDTERAAIESGTVWWDAELFSGKPDWQRLLQAAPASLSAEEQAFLDNEVETLCDIANDWETTQVWQDMSPEGWQYTKDAGFLGMIIPKQYGGKGFSHYAHSQVVMKLSTRCSAAAISVMVPNSLGPAELLLHYGTDAQRNYYLPRLARGEDIPCFALTSPYAGSDAGAIPDLGIVCKGTHEGQEVLGFRVTWDKRYITLGPIATVLGLAFRAEDPDGLLGPKGSLGITCALIPTSHPGVNSGRRHWPLNAVFQNGPTTGKDVFIPLEWVIGGREQVGNGWRMLMECLAAGRAISLPSANVGLGKVAVRGTTAYAAMRKQFGLPIGKFEGVQAPLARMAGHLYACDAVRKVSVASLDAGEKPSVISAIAKYHVTERARMIVNDGMDIVAGKGICMGPNNFLARAYQQSPIAITVEGANIMTRCLIIFGQGLIRCHPYVFREMEAARNPDRRKALEEFDSAMFGHVSFVLANTVRAAVHALTGGRLISAPAKTDPALATYYRQANRLSVVLALISDISMGVLGGALKRKESITGRLGDILSQLYIVSCVLKRFEDDGRPQADLPLVHWAAQDALLRAHEALAEVLDNYPSTAAAAVLRGLTFPFGIPLRKPSDQLLAQVADVVQIPGETRDRLLANSYIPRPEIDKLAYGELGLRLLPQVELIDARLKPAIRQGLLEPMPIAATAFTAWRVKARALDLISDDEDALLARYVEYADHAIQVDDFPQDFGLLEALQQRRQALEPVAKRRSSQSENASVN, encoded by the coding sequence ATGGTTATCTGGTTATTGGTGGGTGTCGCAGCCGCGATTGCCCTGGCGTATCTACAAGCTGCCGCCATCCTGTGGTTGGGCGCTGGCCTGATCTGGCTGACAGCGGGCTACCTGTTCAATGGAGTGGCGGCTTTCGGCGTCACCGTCGCGGCCGTGCTGGTGGTATTGCCGGCGTTGTTGATGAGCCTTAAACCGCTGCGCCGCGCGCTGTTGACCGGCAAGGCCCTCAATCTGTTTCGCACGATCATGCCGGCGATGTCCGACACCGAACGCGCCGCCATCGAGTCCGGCACCGTGTGGTGGGACGCCGAGCTGTTCAGCGGCAAGCCCGACTGGCAGCGCCTGCTGCAAGCGGCCCCGGCGAGCCTGAGCGCCGAGGAGCAAGCCTTCCTCGACAATGAAGTGGAAACTTTGTGCGATATCGCCAACGACTGGGAAACCACCCAGGTCTGGCAGGACATGTCCCCCGAAGGCTGGCAGTACACCAAGGACGCCGGCTTTCTCGGCATGATCATTCCCAAGCAGTACGGCGGCAAAGGCTTCTCCCACTACGCCCATTCCCAAGTGGTGATGAAGCTGTCGACGCGCTGCTCGGCGGCGGCTATTTCGGTGATGGTGCCCAACTCCCTGGGCCCGGCCGAACTGCTGCTGCATTACGGCACCGACGCCCAGCGCAATTACTACCTGCCGCGTTTGGCCCGGGGCGAAGACATCCCGTGCTTTGCCCTGACCAGCCCGTATGCCGGCTCCGATGCCGGGGCGATTCCCGATCTGGGCATCGTCTGTAAAGGCACCCATGAAGGCCAGGAAGTACTGGGTTTCCGTGTGACCTGGGACAAGCGCTATATCACCCTGGGACCGATCGCCACGGTGCTCGGTCTGGCGTTTCGCGCGGAAGATCCGGACGGATTGCTGGGGCCGAAAGGCTCTCTCGGCATCACCTGTGCCCTGATCCCCACCTCCCATCCCGGCGTAAACAGTGGTCGCCGGCACTGGCCGCTCAATGCCGTATTCCAAAACGGCCCGACCACCGGCAAGGATGTGTTCATCCCGCTGGAGTGGGTGATCGGCGGCCGCGAACAGGTCGGCAACGGCTGGCGCATGTTGATGGAGTGCCTGGCCGCCGGCCGCGCCATTTCCCTGCCGTCGGCCAACGTCGGCCTGGGCAAGGTCGCGGTGCGTGGTACCACGGCCTACGCGGCGATGCGCAAACAGTTCGGCTTGCCCATCGGCAAGTTCGAAGGGGTGCAGGCGCCGCTGGCGCGCATGGCCGGGCACCTGTATGCCTGCGATGCGGTGCGCAAGGTCTCGGTGGCTTCATTGGATGCCGGTGAGAAACCCTCGGTGATCTCGGCCATCGCCAAGTACCACGTCACCGAACGCGCGCGGATGATCGTCAACGACGGCATGGACATCGTCGCCGGCAAGGGCATCTGCATGGGCCCCAATAACTTCCTGGCCCGTGCCTATCAGCAAAGCCCCATCGCCATCACGGTGGAAGGCGCGAACATCATGACGCGCTGCCTGATCATCTTTGGCCAGGGCCTGATTCGTTGCCATCCCTATGTGTTCCGCGAAATGGAAGCGGCGCGCAACCCGGATCGGCGCAAGGCGCTGGAGGAATTCGACAGCGCGATGTTCGGTCATGTGAGCTTTGTATTGGCCAACACCGTACGTGCGGCGGTGCATGCCCTGACCGGCGGGCGCCTGATTTCCGCACCGGCCAAGACCGACCCGGCGCTGGCAACCTACTATCGCCAGGCCAATCGTCTGTCGGTGGTGCTGGCGCTGATCTCGGATATTTCCATGGGCGTGCTGGGCGGTGCCCTCAAGCGCAAGGAAAGTATCACCGGGCGTTTGGGCGATATTCTCTCGCAGCTGTACATCGTGTCTTGCGTGCTCAAGCGCTTCGAGGATGACGGCCGGCCCCAGGCAGACCTGCCGCTGGTGCATTGGGCGGCACAGGACGCATTGCTGCGTGCCCATGAAGCCCTTGCCGAAGTGCTGGACAACTACCCCTCCACAGCGGCGGCGGCGGTGCTGCGTGGCTTGACGTTCCCGTTCGGTATTCCGTTGCGCAAACCTTCGGATCAGCTGCTGGCCCAGGTGGCCGATGTGGTGCAGATCCCCGGCGAAACACGCGACCGCCTGCTGGCCAATTCCTACATTCCGCGTCCGGAAATCGACAAGCTGGCCTACGGCGAGTTGGGCTTGCGCCTGCTGCCGCAAGTCGAGCTGATCGACGCCCGGCTCAAGCCGGCCATCAGGCAAGGCCTGCTCGAACCGATGCCGATTGCCGCCACGGCCTTCACCGCCTGGCGCGTCAAGGCGCGGGCGCTGGACCTGATCAGCGACGACGAAGACGCCTTGCTGGCGCGCTATGTGGAATACGCCGACCACGCTATCCAGGTGGATGACTTCCCCCAGGACTTCGGTTTGCTGGAGGCGTTGCAGCAGCGCAGGCAGGCGTTGGAGCCGGTCGCCAAGCGGCGCAGCAGCCAAAGCGAAAACGCCTCGGTCAACTAG
- a CDS encoding outer membrane protein transport protein, which yields MNNKKQHVQVLLGLALIGGAMVNAPAQAGGFSTPTYGAPGWGRAFAGGSLFKNDPSSAYNNPAAMAFVEHNVAQFTVDYARIKIKYKGDASDYAGNPISNTPLDANGFPDVASTTVNNNDGGQGGFTAWLPTGFMVMPLGDRFAFGLSQVVPQGMRSTWDQDSKLRDFAVDTKIETVGLTGSLSFKVNDQFSIGGGVIVQHSKGFVSQNVDLLSAAAVSDSVLGGINFPSDVGSALMRVKVDNISAGWFTGIVWKPTERDTLGLNYHAKIKNKMTGKYNIYADQFSYNLMTQPSPFGGSGTLVNTAYPGLELAPDGAHASVQLDIPATAGLDWVHQFNDRFTMGASVTWTEWSSFKDLTLESGGTTIVSIPYNYKNTWMYSLGGDYRLTDELTLRAGVALDQTPTRNSTRDPRIPDGDRTFLSLGAGYDVKAIKGLSLDLAYSHQFVQEVKLKTQNVDRLGGASLNGKAESSGDVVSVSATYAF from the coding sequence ATGAATAATAAGAAACAACACGTGCAGGTTTTGCTGGGGCTGGCACTGATAGGCGGGGCGATGGTGAACGCGCCTGCACAGGCCGGCGGTTTTTCAACACCGACCTACGGCGCACCCGGTTGGGGCCGGGCATTTGCCGGTGGCTCGTTGTTCAAGAACGATCCCAGTTCCGCGTACAACAACCCGGCGGCCATGGCGTTTGTCGAACACAACGTGGCGCAATTTACCGTCGACTACGCCCGCATTAAGATCAAGTACAAAGGTGACGCCTCTGATTATGCAGGCAACCCGATTTCCAATACGCCCTTGGACGCCAATGGTTTTCCCGACGTCGCATCGACCACGGTGAATAACAACGACGGCGGCCAAGGCGGGTTCACTGCCTGGTTGCCAACCGGTTTCATGGTCATGCCCCTGGGGGATCGGTTCGCTTTCGGCCTGAGCCAGGTAGTGCCGCAGGGTATGCGCTCCACTTGGGATCAGGACTCGAAACTGCGCGACTTTGCAGTGGACACCAAAATTGAAACCGTAGGATTGACCGGATCCCTGTCCTTTAAGGTGAATGATCAATTTTCTATCGGCGGTGGCGTGATCGTGCAACACAGCAAGGGCTTCGTCAGTCAAAACGTGGACTTGTTGTCTGCCGCCGCGGTGTCCGATTCCGTGCTGGGCGGGATCAATTTTCCGTCTGATGTCGGCAGTGCCTTGATGCGTGTGAAGGTCGACAACATTTCAGCGGGCTGGTTTACCGGCATTGTTTGGAAACCCACGGAGCGAGACACCCTTGGCTTGAATTACCACGCCAAGATCAAGAACAAGATGACCGGCAAATATAATATTTACGCCGATCAGTTTTCCTACAACCTGATGACCCAGCCAAGTCCGTTTGGCGGTAGCGGTACGTTGGTGAATACCGCTTATCCAGGGTTAGAGCTGGCACCGGACGGCGCCCATGCCAGTGTCCAACTGGACATTCCTGCCACGGCCGGCCTGGACTGGGTACACCAGTTCAACGATCGCTTCACGATGGGGGCCAGTGTGACCTGGACTGAGTGGTCCTCTTTCAAAGACCTGACGCTCGAGTCCGGTGGCACCACCATTGTGTCCATTCCCTACAACTACAAGAACACCTGGATGTACTCCCTCGGCGGTGACTACCGCTTGACCGATGAGTTGACCTTGCGTGCAGGTGTAGCCCTTGACCAGACACCTACACGCAATTCGACCCGCGACCCACGAATCCCGGATGGCGACCGTACATTCCTGTCGTTGGGGGCTGGTTACGATGTGAAAGCAATCAAGGGCCTCAGTCTTGACTTGGCCTATTCCCACCAGTTCGTGCAAGAGGTCAAGCTCAAGACTCAAAACGTCGATCGCCTGGGTGGCGCAAGCCTGAATGGCAAGGCGGAGTCGTCGGGCGATGTGGTGAGCGTGTCGGCCACCTACGCGTTCTGA
- the praB gene encoding alkane oxidation protein activator PraB → MKSLKTLVSLSALAVCMGAASMANAYSITPVNSSFTAPGTISVKSPSSFQATVNCGATFTGNVDASGVAKITGVAVTGGGLCALPKITGLPWTLTATGAAAGSVSNVGYTIAASVLYPASNCGPSTITVGYSGGVLTASNQTLSGSCTVVSLSVTPSPTFTIVP, encoded by the coding sequence ATGAAAAGCTTGAAAACCCTCGTATCGTTGTCTGCTTTGGCTGTTTGCATGGGTGCTGCGTCGATGGCCAATGCCTATAGCATCACCCCGGTGAACTCGAGCTTCACTGCGCCAGGCACCATTTCGGTGAAGTCGCCATCGTCGTTCCAGGCCACTGTTAACTGCGGCGCAACTTTTACCGGGAACGTCGATGCCAGCGGTGTGGCAAAAATCACCGGTGTGGCGGTGACCGGCGGTGGTCTTTGTGCGCTGCCGAAAATCACCGGTCTGCCATGGACCTTGACCGCCACCGGTGCCGCTGCGGGCTCGGTCAGCAACGTTGGTTACACCATCGCCGCGTCGGTTCTGTATCCGGCGTCCAATTGCGGTCCGTCCACCATCACCGTGGGCTACAGCGGTGGTGTACTGACCGCCTCCAACCAGACCCTGAGTGGTAGCTGCACCGTGGTGAGCCTCAGCGTTACCCCAAGCCCGACATTTACCATCGTGCCTTGA
- the praA gene encoding alkane oxidation protein activator PraA, with translation MQTPAKFTTHIVLAVLGLITYHQAQAARIEPAGSAFTAQGPISFSKGALISADCTIKVAGKVAADGSSVNVDKVEFDGGLKCSRVEAINLPWILIAKDTRSGSMSKISVDVHAFGLGGKCGPSTADGTWDNATGKLEAANVPIGEDCKIKTVSIKMPPNFKVVE, from the coding sequence ATGCAAACACCTGCCAAGTTCACCACCCATATCGTATTGGCCGTGCTGGGCCTGATCACCTATCACCAGGCCCAGGCCGCGCGTATCGAACCGGCGGGCAGCGCCTTTACCGCCCAGGGCCCGATCAGCTTCTCCAAAGGCGCGCTGATCAGCGCCGATTGCACCATCAAGGTGGCCGGCAAGGTCGCTGCGGACGGTTCCTCGGTCAATGTCGACAAAGTCGAATTCGACGGCGGCCTCAAGTGCAGTCGCGTCGAAGCCATCAACTTGCCGTGGATCCTGATCGCCAAAGATACCAGGAGCGGTTCCATGTCGAAGATCAGTGTCGATGTTCACGCTTTCGGCCTGGGCGGCAAGTGCGGGCCTTCCACCGCCGATGGCACCTGGGATAACGCCACCGGCAAGTTGGAAGCCGCCAATGTACCGATTGGCGAAGACTGCAAGATCAAGACGGTGTCGATCAAGATGCCGCCGAACTTCAAAGTTGTTGAGTAA